A genomic window from Streptomyces sp. MST-110588 includes:
- a CDS encoding DUF2252 domain-containing protein: protein MTRLPYVPGFAKGRTPGASAGPGPATEPGPKAAGKALRSKVPRSAHSELIIGAGRPDAASVVEESNAGRLAELTPIRVGRMAASPFAFLRGTAGLMAYDLMSGPVTGIGAQICGDAHAGNFGLYGDARGRLVMDLNDFDETLYGPWEWDLKRLVTSLVLAGREAGAGEDACRDAARDAAGAYRRTMRLLAAMPAADAWNAIADEELVSHADARDLLGTLKRVSAKARKNTSARFAAKSTEDEPGGGRRFVDAPPVLRRIPDEEAAAVASSLAGYLETLPEDKLPLLARYAVQDVAFRVVGTGSVGLRSYVVLLLDHRGEPLVLQVKEVRTSALAPYVEKAGFPVPAVAHEGRRVVLGQRQMQVVSDPLLGWTTVPDQPIPGVWERPARTKDSRKGEGRGASEAEETANTTEATGPTGRKAETGAGTTVQAALTRMTRHPGSHGYQDYQGYQAQGRSRVHGREGVPFQVRQFRNRKGSVDPAALSPDQIDDYARMTGALLARAHAHSADPRLVAGYCGKNEELDEALAAFAVAYADLTESDHEDLIAAIGSGRIAAEPDV from the coding sequence ATGACGCGGTTGCCGTACGTGCCGGGGTTCGCGAAGGGACGCACGCCGGGTGCCAGCGCGGGACCGGGGCCGGCCACGGAGCCGGGGCCCAAGGCGGCGGGAAAGGCCCTGCGCTCCAAGGTCCCCCGCTCCGCGCACAGCGAGCTGATCATCGGGGCGGGCCGGCCGGACGCCGCCTCGGTCGTCGAGGAATCCAACGCCGGCCGGCTTGCGGAGCTGACTCCTATACGGGTGGGGCGGATGGCCGCCAGCCCCTTCGCGTTCCTTCGCGGTACGGCCGGCCTGATGGCGTACGACTTGATGTCCGGGCCCGTGACCGGCATCGGCGCGCAGATATGCGGGGACGCCCACGCCGGCAACTTCGGTCTCTACGGCGACGCCCGCGGCCGTCTGGTGATGGACCTGAACGACTTCGACGAGACGCTGTACGGACCCTGGGAGTGGGACCTCAAGCGGCTGGTGACGTCGTTGGTCCTGGCAGGACGTGAAGCGGGGGCCGGCGAGGACGCCTGCCGGGACGCCGCTCGGGACGCGGCGGGAGCGTACCGGCGCACGATGAGGCTGCTGGCGGCGATGCCGGCCGCGGACGCCTGGAACGCGATCGCCGACGAGGAACTGGTCTCGCACGCCGACGCCCGTGACCTGCTGGGCACGCTGAAACGGGTCTCGGCCAAGGCCCGGAAGAACACCAGCGCACGCTTCGCGGCGAAATCTACGGAAGACGAGCCGGGAGGCGGCAGGCGGTTCGTGGACGCGCCGCCGGTCCTGCGCCGGATACCGGACGAAGAGGCCGCGGCGGTCGCCTCTTCACTCGCCGGCTACTTGGAGACGCTCCCCGAGGACAAGCTGCCGCTGCTGGCCAGATACGCGGTGCAGGACGTGGCGTTCCGGGTGGTGGGCACGGGCAGCGTGGGGTTGCGCTCGTACGTGGTGCTGCTGCTGGACCACCGGGGGGAGCCCCTGGTCCTCCAGGTGAAGGAGGTACGTACCTCGGCGCTGGCTCCGTACGTGGAGAAGGCGGGCTTTCCGGTGCCGGCCGTGGCGCATGAGGGGCGCCGTGTGGTGCTCGGACAGCGGCAGATGCAGGTCGTCAGTGATCCCTTGCTGGGGTGGACGACGGTGCCGGACCAGCCGATACCGGGCGTCTGGGAGAGGCCCGCAAGGACGAAGGACTCAAGAAAGGGCGAGGGCAGGGGAGCAAGCGAAGCGGAAGAAACCGCGAACACCACGGAAGCCACCGGCCCAACGGGAAGGAAGGCAGAAACAGGCGCCGGAACAACCGTCCAGGCAGCATTGACGCGGATGACGAGGCACCCCGGCTCTCACGGATACCAGGACTATCAGGGTTATCAGGCTCAGGGCCGAAGCCGTGTCCATGGCCGGGAAGGCGTGCCGTTCCAGGTGCGTCAGTTCAGGAACCGCAAAGGCAGCGTGGATCCGGCGGCACTGTCCCCGGACCAGATCGACGACTACGCACGGATGACGGGCGCACTGTTGGCGCGGGCCCATGCCCACAGTGCCGATCCGCGCCTGGTGGCCGGTTACTGCGGCAAGAACGAGGAGCTGGACGAGGCGCTGGCCGCCTTCGCGGTGGCGTACGCGGACCTGACGGAATCGGACCACGAGGACCTGATCGCGGCGATAGGCAGCGGACGCATAGCCGCCGAACCCGACGTGTGA
- a CDS encoding J domain-containing protein yields the protein MDGHGDSEGAGAGAGQGEQAAATERLARAVRAAEQALIEFEIAVETFRVEVENFSRLHHQRLGPMYARLDELDAQIAEAIAARSGDPEDLRRAQEARAAVLPMPDVEELFHGWMGSDGLFPEAEAMLTERPVQPPQKVRPSEEARRAYRDLVRKAHPDLARDEAERERRDAFIVRVNAAYASGDEAALRELAREWEAGPAPAQQRLSESEELYARLEWLAERKELLAAVAAELEGSAIGAMIKMAPQDPDVLLEEIAEKLLAEVAEREAYLAGLVG from the coding sequence GTGGACGGTCACGGGGATTCGGAGGGGGCCGGCGCGGGGGCGGGTCAGGGGGAGCAGGCTGCGGCTACTGAGCGGTTGGCCCGGGCGGTGCGGGCTGCTGAGCAGGCGCTGATCGAGTTCGAGATCGCGGTGGAGACGTTCCGGGTGGAGGTGGAGAACTTTTCCCGGCTCCACCATCAGCGGCTCGGGCCCATGTACGCGCGGCTGGACGAGTTGGACGCGCAGATCGCGGAGGCGATCGCGGCCCGCAGCGGCGACCCGGAGGATCTGCGCAGGGCCCAGGAGGCGCGGGCGGCGGTGTTGCCGATGCCGGACGTGGAGGAGCTCTTCCACGGCTGGATGGGGTCGGACGGGCTGTTCCCGGAGGCCGAGGCGATGCTCACGGAGCGGCCCGTACAGCCACCGCAGAAGGTACGTCCCAGTGAGGAGGCCCGCCGGGCCTATCGCGACCTGGTGCGTAAGGCCCACCCCGACCTGGCGCGGGACGAGGCCGAGCGGGAGCGCCGGGACGCTTTCATCGTGCGGGTCAACGCGGCGTACGCGTCCGGGGACGAGGCGGCGCTGCGGGAGCTGGCGCGCGAGTGGGAAGCCGGACCGGCTCCGGCGCAGCAGCGGCTGAGCGAGAGCGAGGAGCTCTACGCGCGGCTGGAGTGGCTGGCCGAGCGCAAGGAGCTGCTGGCTGCGGTGGCCGCCGAGCTGGAGGGAAGTGCGATCGGCGCGATGATCAAGATGGCGCCGCAGGACCCGGATGTCCTGCTGGAGGAGATCGCCGAGAAGCTGCTCGCCGAGGTCGCCGAACGCGAGGCGTATCTCGCCGGCCTGGTCGGGTAG
- a CDS encoding rhodanese-like domain-containing protein, giving the protein MHFGSLPTVGVDALTSEDFLLDVREDDEWEAGHAEGALHIPMSEFVARFGEFTEQAPEDGKVYVLCRVGGRSAQVTQYLLQQGIAAVNVEGGMQAWEAAGRPVTDGKGGIGTVV; this is encoded by the coding sequence ATGCATTTTGGTTCTCTGCCCACGGTCGGTGTCGACGCTCTCACCTCCGAGGACTTCCTCCTGGACGTCCGTGAGGACGACGAGTGGGAGGCGGGACACGCCGAGGGGGCGTTGCACATTCCGATGAGTGAATTCGTCGCCCGCTTCGGCGAGTTCACCGAACAGGCACCTGAGGACGGCAAGGTGTATGTGCTGTGCCGCGTCGGTGGCCGCTCTGCTCAGGTCACGCAGTATTTGCTCCAGCAGGGCATTGCCGCGGTGAACGTCGAGGGCGGTATGCAGGCGTGGGAGGCCGCGGGCCGCCCGGTGACGGACGGCAAGGGCGGCATCGGCACAGTCGTCTAG
- a CDS encoding acyl-CoA dehydrogenase family protein: MDFTFTEEQQAAAEAAKAVFSGVSPDSVPSPALTAGAVADDFDRPLWRKLAAADLLSLLTAPEHGGAGLDPIALCLVLREAAKVLARVPLLETSAAALTLQKYAGTELKAEVLPQIGRGELVVTAASNGRTGHDPAELSVSARQEEGGWVLDGVQTAVPWAPTANHVLVPARTDDGPSVLALVPRPHDGVTLLDQVFTSGERCAELHLDSVRLPARHVVTHPAAWEWLRDLLATGTCALALGLGQAVLTMTSQYTGKREQFGHPIATFQAVAMQAADRYIDLRAMEATLWQAAWRLGTAPDTDVPGNTDRGGEGGLLPRAADVAVAKIWASEGVRRVVQTAQHLHGGFGADTDYALHRYHAWAKQLELSLGPAAAHEEALGDLLAASHALD; the protein is encoded by the coding sequence GTGGACTTCACCTTCACCGAGGAGCAGCAGGCCGCCGCCGAGGCGGCCAAGGCCGTCTTCTCAGGCGTCTCCCCCGACAGCGTGCCCAGCCCGGCGCTGACCGCTGGCGCCGTCGCGGACGACTTCGACCGCCCCTTGTGGCGCAAGCTCGCCGCCGCCGACCTGCTGAGCCTGCTGACGGCTCCCGAACACGGCGGCGCCGGACTCGACCCGATCGCGCTCTGTCTCGTCCTGCGCGAAGCGGCCAAGGTTTTGGCCCGCGTACCACTCCTGGAGACCAGCGCCGCGGCCCTCACCCTCCAGAAGTACGCCGGTACCGAGCTGAAGGCCGAGGTGCTGCCGCAGATCGGCCGGGGCGAACTCGTGGTCACGGCCGCCTCCAACGGCCGTACCGGCCACGACCCGGCCGAACTGTCCGTCAGTGCCCGGCAGGAAGAGGGCGGCTGGGTGCTGGACGGCGTACAGACCGCCGTTCCCTGGGCGCCCACCGCCAATCACGTCCTCGTACCCGCCCGCACCGACGACGGCCCCTCCGTACTGGCCCTGGTGCCCCGCCCCCACGACGGCGTCACCCTGCTGGACCAGGTCTTCACCAGCGGCGAACGCTGCGCCGAACTCCACCTCGACTCCGTACGCCTCCCGGCCCGCCACGTGGTCACCCACCCCGCCGCGTGGGAGTGGCTACGCGACCTCCTGGCCACCGGGACCTGTGCCCTCGCGCTCGGCCTCGGCCAGGCCGTACTCACCATGACCAGCCAATACACCGGCAAACGAGAGCAGTTCGGCCACCCGATAGCCACCTTCCAAGCCGTCGCCATGCAGGCCGCGGACCGCTACATCGACCTGCGCGCCATGGAAGCCACCCTCTGGCAGGCCGCCTGGCGCCTGGGCACCGCCCCGGACACCGACGTACCCGGAAACACCGACAGAGGAGGGGAGGGCGGCCTGCTGCCCCGCGCCGCGGACGTGGCCGTGGCCAAGATCTGGGCCTCCGAGGGAGTACGCCGCGTCGTACAGACCGCGCAGCACCTGCACGGCGGCTTCGGCGCCGACACCGACTACGCGCTGCACCGCTACCACGCCTGGGCCAAGCAACTGGAACTGTCCCTGGGACCGGCAGCGGCCCATGAGGAAGCCCTGGGCGACCTGCTCGCCGCCTCCCACGCCCTGGACTGA
- a CDS encoding 2Fe-2S iron-sulfur cluster-binding protein translates to MFHPLQVAAIEPLTDDAVAVTFDVPPELRETFRHTPGQHIAVRRVVDGQEIRRTYSICAPATAEPVLRVGIRLVDGGAFSTYALKELAVGDTVEVMAPAGRFVLDPRPGHFVGIVGGSGITPVLSIATTLLDRQPDARFCLIRSDRTAASTMFLEEVADLKDRHPDRFQLLHTLSREEQQAGLPSGRLDEGRLRDLLPALLPVGDVDGWFLCGPYGLIQSAERALRALQVPRNRVHEEIFHVDADTVNAGPVNAGTATPPTAISPPPSSDAAATASGTASDSGSVPASGTAAIPPVRSTVTATLDGRSGDWAVRDGEALLETVLRHRSDAPYACKGGVCGTCRAFLVSGEIRMDRNFALEAEEVEAGYVLACQSHPLTERVELDFDR, encoded by the coding sequence ATGTTCCACCCGCTCCAGGTCGCGGCGATCGAACCACTCACGGACGACGCGGTGGCCGTCACCTTCGACGTGCCGCCCGAGCTGCGCGAGACCTTCCGCCACACCCCGGGCCAGCACATCGCGGTGCGCCGCGTCGTGGACGGCCAGGAGATCCGCCGTACGTACTCGATCTGCGCCCCCGCCACCGCCGAGCCCGTCCTGCGGGTGGGGATCCGGCTGGTCGACGGTGGCGCGTTCTCCACGTACGCGCTCAAAGAACTGGCCGTCGGCGACACGGTCGAGGTCATGGCGCCCGCCGGACGGTTCGTCCTGGACCCGCGCCCCGGTCACTTCGTCGGAATCGTCGGCGGCAGCGGGATCACACCCGTCCTGTCCATCGCCACCACGCTCCTGGACCGGCAGCCGGACGCCCGGTTCTGCCTGATCCGCAGCGACCGTACGGCGGCCTCCACGATGTTCCTGGAAGAGGTGGCCGACCTCAAAGACCGCCACCCCGACCGGTTCCAGCTCCTGCACACCCTCTCCCGCGAGGAACAGCAGGCCGGGCTGCCCTCCGGGCGCCTGGACGAGGGGCGGCTGCGGGACCTGCTGCCCGCACTGCTGCCCGTCGGTGACGTGGACGGCTGGTTCCTGTGCGGGCCCTACGGGCTCATACAGAGCGCCGAGCGTGCCCTGCGCGCCCTCCAGGTGCCCCGCAACCGTGTCCACGAGGAGATATTCCACGTGGACGCCGACACGGTGAACGCCGGCCCGGTGAACGCCGGCACGGCCACCCCGCCGACCGCGATCTCACCCCCGCCCTCCTCCGACGCGGCGGCCACGGCTTCGGGCACGGCCTCGGACTCGGGCTCGGTGCCGGCATCCGGCACGGCCGCGATCCCACCCGTACGCAGCACGGTCACCGCGACCCTGGACGGCCGGTCGGGTGACTGGGCGGTGCGGGACGGTGAGGCGCTGCTGGAGACGGTGCTGCGCCACCGCTCGGACGCCCCGTACGCCTGCAAGGGCGGCGTCTGCGGCACCTGCCGGGCCTTCCTGGTCTCGGGCGAGATACGCATGGACCGCAACTTCGCGCTGGAGGCGGAAGAGGTCGAGGCGGGATATGTGCTGGCGTGTCAGTCACATCCGCTCACCGAGCGGGTGGAACTGGACTTCGACCGCTGA
- the paaD gene encoding 1,2-phenylacetyl-CoA epoxidase subunit PaaD, with product MVTTTALEAELLELAGSVPDPELPVVTLAELGVVRGVRVTAPGRVEVELTPTYTGCPAVEAMSADIERVLHDHGIPEVEVRRVLSPAWTTDAISAEGRRKLAEFGIAPPRPVLPTAGSPSVDGAPAPAAAGPRGTATRGGGPIPVDLAIRCPHCGSTDTALLSRFSSTACKALRRCESCREPFDHFKEV from the coding sequence ATGGTGACCACCACCGCCCTGGAAGCGGAACTGCTGGAGCTGGCCGGCTCCGTACCCGACCCGGAACTGCCGGTGGTCACCCTCGCCGAACTGGGCGTGGTGCGCGGCGTACGGGTCACCGCCCCCGGGCGCGTCGAGGTCGAGCTGACCCCCACCTACACCGGCTGCCCCGCCGTGGAAGCGATGTCGGCGGACATAGAGCGCGTCCTGCACGACCACGGCATCCCCGAGGTAGAAGTCCGCAGGGTACTGAGCCCCGCATGGACGACGGACGCCATCAGCGCCGAAGGACGGCGCAAACTGGCGGAGTTCGGCATCGCCCCGCCACGCCCGGTCCTGCCCACCGCGGGTTCCCCGTCCGTGGACGGCGCCCCGGCCCCGGCCGCCGCCGGCCCGCGGGGCACCGCCACCAGGGGCGGCGGGCCCATACCGGTCGACCTCGCGATCCGCTGCCCGCACTGCGGCTCGACCGACACCGCCCTGCTCAGCCGCTTCTCCTCCACCGCCTGCAAGGCCCTGCGCCGCTGCGAGTCCTGCCGCGAACCGTTCGACCACTTCAAGGAGGTGTGA
- the paaC gene encoding 1,2-phenylacetyl-CoA epoxidase subunit PaaC, whose protein sequence is MKTETPAFVAALSLGDDALVLSHRLGEWAGHAPVLEEEVALANIALDLLGQARVLLSLVGDEDELAYLREERAFRNVQLVEQPNGDFAHTIARQLYFSTYQELMYEQLAQGDGPLAPLAAKAVKEVAYHRDHAEQWTLRLGDGTEESRTRMQRGLDALWRYTGELFAPIEGTQVDPAPLREAWTARIGSVLDRATLTVPQGPQRGAWTAGAGRQGLHTEPFGRMLAEMQHLHRSHPGATW, encoded by the coding sequence GTGAAGACCGAGACGCCCGCCTTCGTCGCGGCCCTGTCCCTGGGCGATGACGCCCTGGTGCTCTCCCACCGCCTGGGGGAGTGGGCGGGACACGCGCCCGTCCTGGAGGAAGAGGTGGCGCTCGCCAACATCGCACTGGACCTCCTCGGCCAGGCCCGGGTACTGCTCTCCCTCGTGGGCGACGAGGACGAACTGGCCTATCTTCGCGAGGAACGCGCCTTCCGCAACGTCCAGCTCGTCGAGCAGCCCAACGGCGACTTCGCCCACACCATCGCCCGCCAGCTCTACTTCTCCACCTACCAGGAGCTGATGTACGAACAACTGGCCCAGGGCGATGGACCGCTGGCCCCCCTGGCGGCCAAGGCGGTCAAGGAGGTCGCCTACCACCGCGACCACGCCGAACAGTGGACCCTGCGCCTGGGCGACGGCACCGAAGAGAGCCGTACCCGCATGCAGCGCGGCCTGGACGCCCTGTGGCGCTACACCGGCGAACTCTTCGCGCCCATAGAGGGCACGCAGGTAGACCCGGCCCCGCTGCGCGAAGCATGGACCGCGCGCATCGGCTCCGTACTGGACCGCGCCACCCTCACCGTGCCCCAGGGCCCGCAGCGCGGCGCCTGGACCGCCGGCGCCGGCCGCCAAGGGCTGCACACCGAGCCCTTCGGCCGGATGCTCGCCGAGATGCAGCATCTGCACCGCAGCCACCCGGGAGCGACATGGTGA
- the paaB gene encoding 1,2-phenylacetyl-CoA epoxidase subunit PaaB translates to MSSADWPLWEVFVRSRRGLSHTHAGSLHAPDAEMALRNARDLYTRRSEGVSIWVVPSAQISASSPDEKDAFFEPAADKPYRHPTFYDIPEGCSTCEDRDARLRRGPVPGR, encoded by the coding sequence ATGAGTTCCGCCGACTGGCCGCTGTGGGAGGTGTTCGTGCGCAGCAGGCGCGGACTGTCGCACACCCACGCCGGAAGCCTCCACGCCCCGGACGCCGAGATGGCGCTGCGCAACGCCCGCGACCTGTACACCCGCCGCTCGGAAGGCGTCTCGATCTGGGTGGTGCCCTCCGCCCAGATCTCCGCCTCCTCACCGGACGAAAAAGACGCCTTCTTCGAACCGGCCGCCGACAAGCCCTACCGCCACCCGACCTTCTACGACATCCCCGAGGGGTGCAGCACCTGTGAAGACCGAGACGCCCGCCTTCGTCGCGGCCCTGTCCCTGGGCGATGA
- the paaA gene encoding 1,2-phenylacetyl-CoA epoxidase subunit PaaA: MTTIAPDEEALAAVFEAAVAADERIEPRDWMPEGYRSSLVRQIAQHAHSEIIGMQPEANWITRAPSLRRKAILMAKVQDEAGHGLYLYSAAETLGVSREELLDKLHSGRQKYSSIFNYPTLTWADVGAIGWLVDGAAITNQVPLCRCSYGPYARAMVRVCKEESFHQRQGYELLLALSQGTPAQHAMAQDAVDRWWWPSLMMFGPPDDESAHSAQSMAWKIKRHSNDELRQRFVDICVPQAEALGLTLPDPDLAWDPEREHWNFGPIDWDEFRDVLKGNGPCNGQRITQRRTAHENGAWVREAAAAYAAKHGEDKR, translated from the coding sequence ATGACGACGATCGCGCCGGACGAGGAGGCCCTTGCGGCCGTCTTCGAAGCCGCCGTGGCCGCGGACGAGCGCATCGAGCCACGCGACTGGATGCCGGAGGGCTACCGCTCCTCACTGGTGCGGCAGATCGCGCAGCACGCCCACTCCGAGATCATCGGGATGCAGCCGGAGGCCAACTGGATCACCAGGGCGCCGTCCCTGCGCCGCAAGGCGATCCTGATGGCGAAGGTCCAGGACGAGGCCGGCCACGGCCTGTATCTCTACAGCGCCGCCGAAACGCTCGGCGTCAGCCGCGAAGAGCTGCTCGACAAGCTGCACTCCGGCCGCCAGAAGTACTCCTCGATCTTCAACTACCCGACGCTGACCTGGGCCGACGTCGGCGCCATCGGATGGCTCGTGGACGGCGCCGCGATCACCAACCAAGTCCCTCTGTGCCGCTGCTCCTACGGGCCGTACGCCCGCGCCATGGTCCGCGTGTGCAAGGAGGAGTCCTTCCACCAGCGGCAGGGGTATGAACTCCTGCTGGCCCTCAGCCAGGGAACACCGGCCCAGCACGCCATGGCACAGGACGCGGTCGACCGGTGGTGGTGGCCCTCGCTGATGATGTTCGGCCCGCCGGACGACGAATCGGCGCACTCCGCGCAGTCCATGGCCTGGAAGATCAAACGGCACTCCAACGACGAACTGCGCCAGCGCTTCGTGGACATCTGCGTCCCCCAGGCCGAGGCGCTGGGCCTGACCCTCCCCGACCCGGACCTGGCCTGGGACCCGGAGCGGGAGCACTGGAACTTCGGCCCCATCGACTGGGACGAATTCCGCGACGTCCTCAAGGGCAACGGCCCCTGCAACGGACAACGGATCACCCAGCGCCGTACCGCACACGAGAACGGCGCCTGGGTACGCGAAGCGGCAGCCGCCTACGCGGCCAAGCACGGGGAGGACAAGCGATGA
- a CDS encoding DUF5819 family protein, whose protein sequence is MQANGDETRPTAALSLPSRMVIAVAAGAVALAVAIHLAMMFLHVAPPNTLSKQHGDAIGDYVYPEYEQNWKLFAPNPLQQNIAVQARAVVRDRDGRTRTTGWTDLTAQDGRAIHHNPVPSHTQQNQLRRAWEFLVNAHDTQNRPNGLRGELSERYVRRIVMARAGKEWAAGGRTEQIQVRSETTAVGAPPWSNEKISRTPVYRVLPWWQVTADDLPKGATNQ, encoded by the coding sequence ATGCAGGCAAACGGGGACGAAACGCGGCCGACGGCCGCGCTCTCGCTACCCTCACGCATGGTCATAGCGGTAGCGGCCGGCGCGGTCGCGCTCGCCGTGGCGATTCATCTCGCGATGATGTTTCTGCACGTCGCGCCGCCCAACACGCTGAGCAAGCAGCACGGGGACGCGATCGGCGACTACGTCTATCCGGAGTACGAGCAGAACTGGAAGCTGTTCGCACCCAACCCGCTCCAGCAGAACATCGCGGTCCAGGCCCGTGCCGTGGTCAGGGACCGGGACGGACGTACGCGGACGACCGGCTGGACCGACCTGACCGCCCAGGACGGCCGGGCGATCCACCACAACCCCGTCCCCAGCCACACCCAGCAGAACCAGCTCCGCCGCGCCTGGGAGTTCCTCGTCAACGCCCATGACACCCAGAACCGCCCCAACGGGCTGCGCGGAGAGCTGTCCGAGCGCTATGTACGGCGCATCGTGATGGCCCGCGCCGGCAAGGAGTGGGCGGCCGGCGGGCGCACCGAGCAGATCCAGGTGCGCTCCGAGACCACGGCCGTCGGCGCGCCCCCGTGGAGCAACGAGAAGATCAGCCGCACGCCCGTGTACCGCGTACTGCCCTGGTGGCAGGTCACCGCCGACGACCTGCCCAAGGGGGCGACGAACCAGTGA
- a CDS encoding HTTM domain-containing protein has protein sequence MTPKTATTEETRVERLIGRGFARVTGSALAPYQTAVIRIGFAATWFLFLLREWPNRLSLYGPDGPWSLDMARRLLANNHAFSVLTWSDGRGWFEFVYAAALVSSALLMLGWRTRTMSVLFMIGVLSLQNRSVFVGDGGDNVIHLMSIYLVLTRCGQVWSLDARRAKRAARRAEARRAGDQEADERRAGDQQAVARPGTGPDLPGIILWSVLGLALAVAQSLGVYGLTWFEHGPFPQMGWALALWGLWLIHGVWWAVRRYAPGEPRTVLDALAKLAHNGALLVIVCEVCLIYATAGWYKIQGSRWQDGTAVFYPMHLNYFSPWPELSQALGDNGLLIMLISYGTVAVQVAFPFTLFNRRLKNVLLVVMICEHLSIAFLLGLPFFSLAMVAADAVFLPTNFLKWLAARISAVRDRLLNRGRDRGLPVDPAPALSDPAPALSDVAATAQGSGGGGGGGLPGVRSTPYGLPAQPGQSGQHAPAEPTGSPAPTAPHGPAAPRTGEAAIGTAVEAAVEAAVGTVVETAVGTPVEIVEA, from the coding sequence GTGACACCGAAGACGGCCACCACCGAGGAGACGCGCGTCGAGCGCCTGATCGGCCGCGGTTTCGCCCGCGTCACCGGCAGCGCGCTGGCCCCGTACCAGACCGCCGTGATCCGTATCGGCTTCGCGGCCACCTGGTTCCTCTTCCTCCTGCGGGAATGGCCCAACCGCCTCTCGCTCTACGGTCCGGACGGCCCGTGGAGCCTGGACATGGCCCGCCGGCTCCTCGCCAACAACCACGCCTTCTCGGTCCTGACCTGGTCCGACGGCCGCGGCTGGTTCGAATTCGTCTACGCCGCCGCCCTCGTCTCCAGCGCGCTGCTCATGCTCGGCTGGCGCACCCGCACCATGTCCGTACTGTTCATGATCGGTGTGCTCTCGCTGCAGAACCGCAGCGTGTTCGTCGGTGACGGCGGTGACAACGTCATCCACCTGATGTCGATCTACCTGGTCCTGACCCGCTGCGGCCAGGTGTGGTCGCTGGACGCCCGCCGCGCGAAGCGGGCCGCTCGGCGTGCGGAGGCACGGCGGGCGGGCGACCAGGAGGCGGACGAACGGCGGGCGGGCGACCAGCAGGCCGTCGCGCGGCCCGGCACCGGTCCTGACCTGCCCGGCATCATCCTGTGGTCGGTCCTCGGCCTGGCCCTGGCCGTCGCCCAGTCGCTCGGCGTGTACGGGCTCACCTGGTTCGAGCACGGCCCCTTCCCGCAGATGGGCTGGGCGCTGGCCCTATGGGGACTGTGGCTCATACATGGGGTGTGGTGGGCGGTACGGCGGTACGCGCCGGGCGAGCCGCGCACCGTACTGGACGCCCTGGCCAAACTCGCGCACAACGGTGCGCTGCTGGTGATCGTCTGCGAGGTCTGCCTGATCTACGCCACCGCCGGCTGGTACAAGATCCAGGGGTCGCGCTGGCAGGACGGCACTGCGGTCTTCTACCCGATGCACCTGAACTACTTCTCGCCCTGGCCCGAACTCTCCCAGGCACTGGGTGACAACGGCCTGCTGATCATGCTGATCAGTTACGGCACCGTGGCCGTACAGGTCGCCTTCCCCTTCACCCTCTTCAACCGCCGGCTCAAGAACGTCCTGCTCGTCGTGATGATCTGCGAGCACCTCTCGATCGCGTTCCTGCTCGGGCTGCCGTTCTTCTCGCTGGCGATGGTCGCCGCGGACGCGGTCTTCCTGCCGACCAACTTCCTGAAGTGGCTCGCCGCCCGGATCTCGGCCGTACGCGACCGGCTGCTGAACCGGGGCCGGGACCGGGGCCTGCCGGTGGACCCGGCGCCCGCCCTATCAGACCCGGCGCCCGCCCTCTCGGACGTGGCGGCCACCGCGCAAGGCAGCGGCGGCGGTGGTGGTGGCGGCCTTCCCGGCGTCCGCTCCACGCCGTACGGCCTACCGGCACAGCCCGGACAGTCCGGACAGCACGCGCCGGCCGAGCCGACGGGCTCCCCGGCCCCCACCGCCCCGCACGGACCGGCGGCCCCTCGGACCGGTGAGGCGGCGATCGGGACGGCGGTGGAAGCAGCAGTAGAAGCAGCAGTGGGAACAGTGGTGGAAACAGCGGTCGGGACGCCGGTTGAGATAGTGGAGGCATGA